A genomic window from bacterium includes:
- a CDS encoding slipin family protein produces the protein MSGLITLLLLAIFIFASAVRILKEYERGVIFRLGRLSGVKGPGLILLIPVVDRMVKVSLRTVAMDVPPQDVITKDNVSLKVNAVVYFRVMEAGRAIVEVQDYLYATSQLAQTTLRSILGRSEFDELLSARDKINEELQTILDKHTDPWGIKVSLVEVKHIDLPEEMKRAIARQAEAERERRAKVIHAEGEFQASARLAEAAGILGKEPTAIQLRFLQTLTEVAAENNSTMIFPVPIDLLTPFLKKDEK, from the coding sequence ATGTCAGGATTAATTACTTTATTGTTACTGGCCATATTTATTTTTGCAAGTGCGGTCAGAATTTTAAAAGAGTATGAAAGAGGTGTGATCTTCAGACTTGGACGGCTGTCCGGTGTGAAAGGGCCCGGTTTAATTCTCCTTATCCCGGTTGTTGACCGTATGGTAAAAGTGAGCTTGAGAACAGTTGCAATGGATGTTCCGCCGCAAGATGTAATTACCAAAGATAATGTGTCTCTTAAAGTTAATGCTGTTGTGTATTTCAGAGTCATGGAAGCAGGAAGAGCTATTGTGGAAGTGCAGGACTACCTTTATGCAACATCTCAGCTTGCGCAGACAACTCTGCGTTCTATTTTGGGGCGTTCCGAGTTTGACGAACTTCTGTCTGCACGCGACAAAATAAACGAAGAGCTTCAGACAATACTTGATAAACATACTGATCCGTGGGGCATTAAGGTATCTCTTGTTGAGGTAAAACATATTGATCTGCCTGAAGAGATGAAAAGGGCAATTGCACGTCAGGCAGAAGCTGAGAGAGAGCGCAGGGCAAAGGTTATTCATGCAGAAGGAGAGTTCCAGGCTTCCGCACGTCTTGCAGAAGCTGCAGGTATTCTGGGAAAAGAACCTACAGCTATTCAACTTCGTTTCCTTCAGACATTGACTGAAGTGGCAGCAGAGAATAATTCTACAATGATTTTCCCGGTGCCGATTGATTTGTTAACACCTTTTTTAAAAAAGGATGAAAAATAG
- a CDS encoding GNAT family N-acetyltransferase: MSLEIRHVTAKKDLKKFVMFPYELYKNDPVWVPPLIVEEKKKFVPKSNPYLKRCDYALFLLFDNGEVAGRISAFVDPVSLECWGEPVALFGSFESYDNQEYADKLIDAAASWARDKGFKKMWGPMRFESQEWGFLAKGFDSPPMIMAPYNPDYYNTQMIKYGMKKIKDLLVYDVDSPAKYVLPERFIRLSEKIGEKYGVKVRPINMKHLKEDVRKIVQVTNESTSNNWGFVPVTPEEADDMAESLRPLVNPDIVMIAEVGDRPIGYLIVLPDVNQLFKDLKGKLFPVGIWRMLFQKNRINQFRVWALGMIPEYQRKAIDTLFYKRLYEVLVPTEPARVEANYILEDNMAMNNPILKMGFKEYKRYRVYELNLSE, encoded by the coding sequence GTGAGTCTTGAAATAAGACATGTAACGGCAAAGAAAGATTTGAAAAAATTTGTCATGTTTCCATATGAGCTGTACAAAAATGATCCTGTATGGGTTCCGCCTTTAATTGTGGAAGAGAAGAAAAAGTTCGTGCCGAAATCGAATCCCTATCTTAAAAGATGTGATTATGCTCTTTTCCTGCTGTTTGATAACGGCGAAGTGGCAGGACGTATCAGCGCTTTTGTTGATCCGGTATCTCTTGAATGCTGGGGAGAGCCTGTAGCTCTTTTCGGTTCCTTTGAGTCTTATGATAATCAAGAATATGCGGATAAACTAATTGATGCAGCCGCTTCATGGGCCCGTGATAAGGGATTTAAAAAGATGTGGGGGCCGATGCGTTTTGAATCACAGGAATGGGGTTTCCTTGCAAAAGGATTTGACAGCCCTCCAATGATAATGGCGCCGTACAATCCTGATTATTATAATACTCAAATGATTAAATACGGTATGAAAAAAATAAAAGACCTGCTTGTCTATGATGTTGATTCTCCTGCCAAATACGTCCTTCCCGAAAGATTTATTCGTTTATCAGAGAAGATTGGAGAAAAATACGGAGTAAAAGTCCGGCCTATTAACATGAAACACCTGAAGGAAGATGTGAGAAAAATAGTACAGGTTACAAATGAATCCACTTCAAATAACTGGGGATTTGTGCCTGTAACCCCTGAAGAAGCTGACGATATGGCTGAATCTTTAAGGCCCCTAGTGAATCCTGATATTGTTATGATAGCTGAAGTGGGCGACAGGCCTATAGGATATCTTATTGTCCTTCCTGATGTTAATCAGCTTTTTAAGGATTTGAAAGGGAAGTTGTTTCCTGTGGGTATCTGGAGGATGCTTTTTCAGAAGAACAGGATTAATCAATTCAGGGTTTGGGCACTTGGAATGATACCGGAGTATCAGAGAAAGGCTATTGACACCTTGTTTTATAAAAGGCTTTACGAAGTTCTTGTACCAACAGAGCCTGCAAGAGTAGAAG